Proteins encoded by one window of Pseudomonas sp. PSKL.D1:
- a CDS encoding sensor domain-containing protein — protein sequence MTNLNQPSSLRSAPPAPGAPLRGSVKGALALLALILLGLLLWQLFAQFRHTQADQREQSLMATAELADHLSLNMALKAQQALNLVQPYVKPPTPDALPTLLATLRERLPTLRHIAWLDHSGQLRSDSLANSPDRQLIGELLELNKGNGYFFANAADNNSIYLLLRQTSEQDRGYWLLRLSPDYYRELTVHLDGPGHPLWLLENSRSGDVLERHGPMPTSDEPLQSVMLAFIENSTWQLRGLFDAGMARQQLLPALLGKCLLALFCALLPVLALINMRRRQRALQEDRRRYHEIFEGTGVALCVLDLSSLPGQLDRYHLRNLAGLKQSLALDPSLRRSLLQELKITEINQVARQLLNVDCHEGAWQRLIDGSGDGRESVGMQLIDALIEQRPSLELEVRLPAPLGGELHLWLMARLPQQRRDYQAVILSISDITSRKQVELSLLERESFWSDVVRTVPDQLYVQDVFSQRMIFSNRHLGQTLGYDRNELAHMGDRFWELLLHPEDATHYQTLRQQQRDNGHSQSLHTQLRFRHRDGGWRCYDIREQVLTRDSEGLVTRIIGVGKDVTVQIEASQSLRDSEQRYRMLAESISDVIFSTDSGLQLNYVSPSVQAVLGYPAEWIFENGWQSIIANPSQLTGIYGLMEKVSKAMSDSEQLAQLRSQLPTQLFLFDCLRADGRKIPIELRLVLVWDDHERFEGVLGVGRDISQQRRAEKDLRMAATVFEHSTSAILITDPAGYIVQANEAFSRVTGYAVSDVLDELPGMLAVDEQQEGHLRYVVKQLHLRGSWEGEMWLKRRDGDRYPAWVGITAVLDDEGDLASYVCFFTDISERKASEQRIHRLAYYDALTHLPNRTLFQDRLHTALQQAERQKAWVVLMFLDLDRFKPINDSLGHAAGDRMLKDMALRLLACVDDDDTVARMGGDEFTLLLQPRATREMALNRAIHVAENILASLVRPFVLESREFFVTASIGIALSPQDGSELSQLMKNADTAMYHAKERGKNNFQFYQAEMNASALERLELESDLRHALEQNEFILYYQPQFSGDGMRLTGAEALLRWRHPTRGLVPPGDFIPVIEELGLVVDVGDWVLREASRQLKAWHKAKVRVPKVSVNISARQFSDGQLGNRIAAILEESGLPPACLELELTESILMRDVNEAMQILDGLKVLGLSIAVDDFGTGYSSLNYLKQFPIDVLKIDRTFVDGLPEGEQDAQIARAIIAMAHSLNLAVIAEGVETHEQLEFLREHGCDEVQGYLFGRPMPANQFEAQFSNETLFMFQ from the coding sequence TTGACCAATCTCAATCAACCGTCTTCGTTGCGTTCCGCTCCACCGGCCCCGGGCGCGCCCCTGCGCGGTTCGGTGAAGGGTGCATTGGCGCTGCTGGCCCTGATTTTGTTGGGCTTGCTGCTCTGGCAGCTGTTCGCCCAGTTCCGCCACACCCAGGCCGACCAGCGCGAACAGAGCCTGATGGCCACCGCAGAGCTGGCCGACCACCTGAGCCTGAACATGGCGCTTAAGGCCCAGCAAGCGCTCAACCTGGTCCAGCCCTACGTCAAACCGCCGACGCCCGACGCATTGCCCACCTTGCTGGCGACCCTGCGCGAACGCCTGCCCACCCTGCGGCACATCGCCTGGCTTGACCACTCCGGGCAACTGCGCAGCGACAGCCTGGCCAACAGCCCCGACCGCCAACTGATTGGCGAACTGCTCGAGCTGAACAAGGGCAATGGCTACTTTTTCGCCAATGCAGCGGACAACAACAGCATCTACCTGCTGCTGCGCCAGACCAGCGAACAGGACCGTGGCTACTGGCTACTTCGCCTTTCCCCTGACTATTACCGCGAGCTGACCGTACACCTCGACGGCCCCGGCCACCCGCTTTGGCTGCTGGAAAACAGCCGCAGCGGCGATGTGCTGGAGCGCCATGGCCCCATGCCCACCAGTGACGAACCCCTGCAAAGCGTGATGCTGGCGTTCATCGAGAACAGCACCTGGCAACTGCGTGGCCTGTTCGATGCCGGCATGGCCCGCCAGCAACTGCTGCCGGCGCTGCTGGGCAAATGCCTGCTGGCACTGTTCTGCGCCCTGTTGCCAGTGCTGGCGCTGATCAACATGCGCCGCCGCCAACGCGCCCTGCAGGAGGACCGCCGGCGCTATCACGAAATTTTCGAGGGCACCGGCGTGGCACTGTGCGTGCTCGACCTGTCCAGCCTGCCCGGCCAGCTCGACCGCTACCACCTGCGCAACCTGGCCGGGCTCAAGCAGAGCCTGGCTCTGGACCCAAGCCTGCGCCGCTCGCTGCTGCAGGAATTGAAGATCACCGAAATCAACCAGGTCGCACGCCAGCTGCTCAACGTGGATTGCCACGAAGGCGCCTGGCAACGCCTGATCGACGGCAGCGGCGATGGCCGCGAGAGCGTTGGCATGCAGTTGATCGACGCACTGATCGAACAGCGCCCGTCCCTTGAGCTGGAAGTACGCCTGCCTGCGCCACTGGGTGGCGAACTGCACCTGTGGCTGATGGCCCGCCTGCCCCAGCAGCGCCGGGATTACCAGGCGGTAATCCTGAGCATCAGCGACATCACCAGCCGCAAGCAGGTTGAACTGTCACTGCTGGAGCGTGAGAGCTTCTGGTCGGACGTGGTGCGCACCGTGCCCGACCAGCTCTACGTGCAGGACGTGTTCAGCCAGCGCATGATTTTCAGCAACCGCCACCTCGGCCAGACGCTGGGCTACGACCGCAACGAGCTGGCGCACATGGGTGACCGCTTCTGGGAATTGCTGCTGCACCCCGAAGATGCCACGCACTACCAGACCCTGCGCCAGCAGCAGCGCGACAACGGCCACAGCCAGTCGCTGCACACCCAACTGCGCTTCCGCCACCGGGACGGCGGCTGGCGTTGCTACGACATCCGCGAGCAAGTGTTGACCCGCGACAGCGAAGGCCTGGTCACCCGCATCATCGGTGTGGGCAAGGATGTGACCGTGCAGATCGAAGCCAGCCAGTCCCTGCGCGACAGCGAACAGCGTTACCGCATGCTCGCCGAGAGCATCAGCGACGTGATCTTCTCCACCGACAGCGGGCTGCAGCTCAACTACGTCAGCCCCTCGGTGCAGGCGGTGCTTGGCTACCCGGCGGAGTGGATTTTCGAAAACGGCTGGCAGTCGATCATCGCCAACCCGTCCCAGCTCACTGGCATTTACGGCCTGATGGAAAAGGTCAGCAAGGCCATGAGCGACAGTGAGCAACTGGCGCAACTGCGCAGCCAGTTGCCTACGCAACTGTTCCTGTTCGACTGCCTGCGCGCCGATGGCCGCAAAATCCCCATCGAACTGCGCCTGGTGCTGGTGTGGGACGACCACGAACGCTTTGAAGGCGTGCTCGGCGTAGGCCGCGACATCAGCCAGCAACGCCGCGCGGAAAAAGACCTGCGCATGGCCGCCACGGTATTCGAGCACTCCACATCGGCCATCCTCATCACCGACCCGGCCGGCTACATCGTGCAGGCCAACGAGGCCTTCAGCCGAGTCACCGGCTACGCCGTCAGCGATGTGCTCGACGAGTTGCCCGGCATGCTGGCCGTGGACGAACAGCAGGAAGGCCACCTGCGCTACGTGGTCAAGCAACTGCACCTGCGCGGCAGCTGGGAAGGTGAAATGTGGCTCAAGCGCCGCGACGGCGACCGCTACCCGGCGTGGGTAGGCATTACCGCCGTGCTGGACGATGAAGGCGACCTGGCCAGCTACGTGTGCTTCTTCACCGACATCAGCGAGCGCAAGGCCAGCGAGCAACGCATCCACCGCCTGGCCTATTACGACGCCCTCACCCACCTGCCCAACCGCACGCTGTTCCAGGACCGCCTGCACACCGCGCTGCAGCAGGCCGAGCGGCAAAAGGCCTGGGTGGTGCTGATGTTCCTTGACCTGGACCGCTTCAAGCCGATCAACGACTCGCTGGGCCACGCCGCCGGCGACCGCATGCTCAAGGACATGGCCCTGCGCCTGCTGGCCTGCGTGGACGACGACGACACGGTGGCGCGCATGGGTGGCGACGAATTCACCCTGCTGCTGCAACCGCGCGCCACCCGGGAAATGGCACTGAACCGCGCCATCCACGTGGCCGAGAACATCCTGGCCAGCCTGGTGCGGCCGTTTGTGCTGGAAAGCCGCGAGTTTTTCGTTACCGCCAGTATCGGCATCGCCCTCAGCCCGCAGGACGGCAGCGAGCTGAGCCAGCTGATGAAAAACGCCGACACCGCCATGTACCACGCCAAGGAACGCGGCAAGAACAACTTCCAGTTCTACCAGGCCGAAATGAACGCCAGCGCCCTGGAGCGCCTGGAGCTTGAAAGCGACCTGCGCCACGCGCTGGAGCAGAACGAATTCATTCTTTACTACCAGCCGCAGTTCAGCGGCGACGGCATGCGCCTGACCGGCGCCGAAGCGTTGCTGCGCTGGCGCCACCCTACCCGTGGCCTGGTGCCGCCGGGCGACTTCATCCCGGTGATCGAAGAGCTCGGCCTGGTGGTGGATGTGGGCGACTGGGTGCTGCGCGAAGCCAGCCGCCAGCTCAAGGCCTGGCACAAGGCCAAGGTGCGCGTGCCTAAGGTATCGGTGAACATTTCGGCGCGGCAGTTCTCGGACGGCCAGCTGGGCAACCGTATTGCCGCCATTCTGGAAGAAAGCGGCCTGCCGCCGGCGTGCCTGGAGCTGGAGCTGACCGAAAGTATCCTTATGCGCGATGTGAACGAGGCGATGCAGATTCTCGACGGCCTGAAGGTGCTGGGCCTGAGCATCGCGGTTGACGACTTTGGCACGGGTTACTCGTCGCTCAACTACCTGAAGCAGTTCCCCATCGATGTGCTGAAGATCGACCGCACCTTCGTCGACGGCCTGCCCGAAGGCGAGCAGGACGCGCAGATTGCCCGGGCGATTATCGCCATGGCCCACAGCTTGAACCTGGCGGTAATTGCCGAGGGCGTCGAAACCCACGAACAACTGGAGTTCCTGCGCGAGCACGGTTGCGACGAGGTACAGGGCTACCTGTTCGGCCGCCCGATGCCCGCCAACCAGTTCGAAGCGCAGTTCAGCAACGAAACGCTGTTCATGTTCCAGTAA
- the glyA gene encoding serine hydroxymethyltransferase: protein MFSRDLTIAKYDAELFEAMQQEALRQEEHIELIASENYTSPAVMEAQGSVLTNKYAEGYPGKRYYGGCEYVDIVEQLAIDRAKELFGADYANVQPHAGSQANAAVYLALLSAGDTILGMSLAHGGHLTHGASVSSSGKLYNAIQYGIDANGLIDYDEVERLAVEHKPKMIVAGFSAYSQVLDFARFRAIADKVGAYLFVDMAHVAGLVAAGVYPNPVPFADVVTTTTHKTLRGPRGGLILARANADIEKKLNSAVFPGAQGGPLEHVIAAKAICFKEALQPEFKAYQQQVVKNAQAMASVFIERGFDVVSGGTQNHLFLLSLIKQEISGKDADAALGKAFITVNKNSVPNDPRSPFVTSGLRFGTPAVTTRGFKEAECKELAGWICDILADLNNEAVIDAVREKVKAICKKLPVYGN, encoded by the coding sequence ATGTTCAGCCGTGATTTGACTATTGCCAAGTACGACGCCGAGCTCTTCGAAGCCATGCAGCAAGAAGCTCTGCGCCAGGAAGAGCATATCGAGCTGATCGCTTCTGAAAACTACACTAGCCCTGCCGTCATGGAAGCCCAAGGCTCCGTGCTGACCAACAAGTACGCCGAAGGCTACCCGGGCAAGCGCTACTACGGTGGTTGCGAGTACGTCGACATCGTTGAGCAACTGGCCATCGACCGCGCCAAAGAGCTGTTCGGCGCCGACTACGCCAACGTTCAGCCGCACGCTGGCTCCCAGGCCAACGCTGCTGTTTACCTGGCCCTGCTGTCGGCCGGTGACACCATCCTGGGCATGAGCCTGGCCCACGGTGGCCACCTCACCCACGGTGCCAGCGTTTCGTCCTCGGGCAAGCTGTACAACGCCATCCAGTACGGCATCGACGCCAACGGCCTGATCGACTACGACGAAGTCGAGCGCCTGGCTGTCGAGCACAAGCCAAAAATGATCGTTGCCGGCTTCTCGGCCTACTCGCAAGTGCTGGACTTCGCCCGCTTCCGCGCCATCGCCGACAAGGTAGGCGCCTACCTGTTCGTCGACATGGCCCACGTTGCCGGCCTGGTTGCCGCTGGCGTGTACCCGAACCCGGTGCCGTTCGCCGACGTGGTCACCACCACCACCCACAAGACCCTGCGTGGTCCACGTGGCGGCCTGATCCTGGCTCGCGCCAACGCCGACATCGAGAAGAAGCTGAACTCCGCCGTGTTCCCGGGCGCCCAAGGTGGCCCGCTGGAGCACGTCATCGCCGCCAAGGCCATCTGCTTCAAAGAGGCCCTGCAGCCTGAGTTCAAGGCTTACCAGCAACAAGTGGTGAAAAACGCCCAGGCCATGGCCAGCGTGTTCATCGAGCGTGGTTTCGACGTGGTTTCCGGCGGTACTCAAAACCACCTGTTCCTGCTGTCGCTGATCAAGCAGGAAATCTCCGGTAAGGACGCTGACGCTGCCCTGGGCAAAGCCTTCATCACCGTCAACAAAAACTCCGTGCCGAACGACCCACGTTCCCCGTTCGTTACCTCGGGCCTGCGTTTCGGCACCCCAGCCGTTACCACCCGCGGCTTCAAAGAAGCCGAGTGCAAGGAACTGGCCGGCTGGATCTGCGACATCCTGGCAGACCTGAACAACGAAGCGGTGATCGACGCCGTACGTGAGAAGGTCAAGGCCATCTGCAAGAAGCTGCCGGTTTACGGCAACTGA
- a CDS encoding arsenic resistance protein encodes MTREQLETHQTSIYFAAVLAAMAFGLLATDTARHLQALVTPAIAVLMYAMFLQIPFLDLRQGLGNRRFMGALLLANFVLVPLLVWLGTRGLVDHPAILIGALLVLLTPCIDYVVVFTHLGKGDARLTLAATPVLLLVQLMLLPVYLAVMLGNNSEVTLSIAPFVEAFVLLIVLPMILAVLTSASARRSLAAAAWNDAWAWMPVPAMALVLVAVIGSQIAVVLRDFDRLLPVVPVYLGFMLLAPVLGLVSAKLFRLPVAEARSVTFSAATRNSLVVLPLALALPEDLRGLAAAAVITQTLVELVSELIYVRLVPTLIRT; translated from the coding sequence GTGACCAGAGAACAACTCGAAACCCACCAGACCTCCATCTACTTTGCCGCCGTGCTCGCGGCCATGGCCTTCGGCCTGCTGGCTACAGACACCGCACGCCATCTGCAAGCCTTGGTCACCCCCGCCATTGCCGTGCTGATGTACGCGATGTTTCTGCAAATCCCCTTCCTCGACCTGCGCCAAGGCCTGGGCAACCGCCGCTTCATGGGTGCGCTGCTGCTCGCCAACTTCGTGCTGGTGCCACTGCTGGTATGGTTGGGCACACGTGGCCTGGTCGACCACCCAGCCATCTTGATCGGCGCCTTGCTGGTGCTGCTGACCCCGTGCATCGACTACGTCGTGGTGTTCACCCATCTCGGCAAAGGCGACGCCCGCCTCACCCTCGCTGCAACGCCCGTGCTGCTGTTGGTGCAGTTGATGCTGTTGCCGGTTTACCTGGCTGTAATGCTGGGCAACAACAGCGAAGTGACCCTCTCGATTGCCCCCTTTGTGGAAGCGTTCGTGCTGCTGATTGTATTGCCGATGATCCTGGCCGTGCTCACCAGCGCCAGCGCTCGCCGCTCGCTTGCCGCAGCTGCCTGGAACGATGCCTGGGCATGGATGCCGGTACCCGCGATGGCCTTGGTGCTGGTGGCCGTGATTGGCTCGCAGATTGCCGTGGTGCTGCGCGACTTCGACCGCTTGCTGCCGGTGGTCCCGGTGTACCTCGGCTTCATGCTGCTGGCGCCGGTGCTGGGCTTGGTATCGGCAAAGCTGTTCCGCTTGCCGGTGGCCGAAGCCCGCTCGGTTACATTCAGCGCGGCAACGCGGAACTCGCTGGTGGTATTACCCTTGGCGCTAGCCCTACCGGAAGACCTGCGCGGTTTGGCTGCAGCTGCCGTTATTACACAAACGTTGGTCGAGCTAGTGAGTGAATTGATCTACGTGCGCCTGGTGCCAACCCTGATTCGGACGTGA
- a CDS encoding metalloregulator ArsR/SmtB family transcription factor — MPLSPPVVFKCLGDETRARIMLMLFAEGELCVCELIWALDDNQPKVSRHLAQLRTSGLLEDRRQGQWIYYRLHPQLPEWVNGVLQVTLEAHRDWLEGDKVRLAAMEGRPVRQVACC, encoded by the coding sequence ATGCCCCTTTCTCCTCCCGTAGTTTTCAAATGCCTGGGCGACGAAACCCGAGCCCGGATCATGCTGATGCTGTTTGCAGAAGGAGAACTGTGCGTATGCGAACTCATCTGGGCGCTGGATGACAATCAGCCGAAAGTCTCCCGCCACCTCGCCCAACTGCGGACGAGCGGCCTGCTGGAAGACCGACGCCAAGGCCAGTGGATTTACTACCGCCTTCACCCTCAACTGCCCGAGTGGGTCAACGGCGTGCTCCAGGTGACCCTGGAAGCGCATCGCGACTGGCTGGAAGGCGACAAGGTTCGCCTTGCCGCCATGGAAGGCCGCCCCGTTCGCCAAGTGGCGTGCTGTTGA
- a CDS encoding arsenate reductase ArsC, with protein MKVLFMCTANSCRSVLSEGLFNQMAPEGMIAVSSGSHPSGRLNPCAISTLQSLGVETSRLYSKGSDSFQNDPPDIVITVCDNANGEPCPVYFGPAVKSHWGLPDPSDVQGSDEEVQAAFDATVAHIRQRLSAFFALNHSAIAAAELKHALDRIGAI; from the coding sequence ATGAAAGTACTGTTCATGTGCACCGCCAACAGCTGCCGCAGCGTGTTGTCCGAAGGCTTGTTCAACCAAATGGCACCCGAGGGGATGATTGCCGTGAGTTCCGGCAGCCACCCAAGCGGCCGCCTGAACCCATGTGCCATCAGCACCTTGCAAAGCCTTGGCGTGGAAACATCCAGGCTCTACAGCAAAGGCTCCGACAGCTTCCAGAACGACCCGCCAGACATCGTGATCACCGTGTGCGACAACGCCAACGGCGAGCCCTGCCCCGTGTACTTCGGGCCCGCCGTCAAGAGCCACTGGGGCCTGCCCGACCCTTCGGACGTTCAAGGCAGTGATGAAGAAGTGCAAGCCGCCTTCGACGCCACCGTGGCTCACATCCGGCAACGCCTCAGCGCCTTCTTCGCCCTCAACCACAGCGCCATTGCCGCCGCAGAGCTCAAGCATGCGCTGGACCGGATTGGAGCCATTTGA
- a CDS encoding TonB-dependent siderophore receptor, protein MLLRDSASSRHHPLALAILLALGCHTAAAQADSNGAVAQGVVYDIPAGPLARQLNLLASQAGLLIGGDATLTTNKQSQAVHATSVEQALAQILAGSGVQAVRTGEREFQLVRQAQDPAGAVTLGSTTISGQGLGDVTEGTGAYATGRSSTATKLPMSLRETPQSVTVVTRQRMDDQNMKNLDDVMRNATGVTIIKNGGERSLYQARGQTVENLQIDGVPTNIGNPYSMDTISKPNTDIYDRVEVVRGATGLMEGAGNPSASINLIRKRPTAERQALIETSVGSWDDYKTMVDLSAPLNEAGTLRGRSVITYNNANSYLDTAQKENQLIYGIVEADLDESTLATFGFTYQKDRNSGYDWSGLPSQESGAFYPISRSTSLTGDWNHLDKRNTTVFADIQHTFANGWKGVVAVNQMWAKSDFLGNYTYPGGGTDLFTLNPRHFHFDDTQTSIDGYFTGPFQLLGRQHELIVGGNWNKDDFDYHGGRDATYRYIVDMNNLAAFDPPSPTALNVNQWQYNRTQEQKGVYAASRFSLTDSTTLILGSRWSCYSHDALDDTNGVREATDHKHFSKSGEVTPYAGLVQDLNENWSAYASYTEIFKPQSSQDPDGNTLLPMTGTNYEIGLKGEFLDKRLQTSVALFQADQTGRAERVTCAQTFACYRASDKVRNKGIELELTGEVLPDWNVSAGYTYTQSKYIGGEQKGEDFNGASPRHLFKVATDYRLPGALNQLRVGGSFYAQSKMTQTEVGEDYKIQQDAYHLTNLHAIYEINKNLEVQYNLDNVFDKKYYQTLGNPNYWNFYGEPRNFNLALRARF, encoded by the coding sequence ATGCTGCTCCGCGACTCTGCTTCCTCGCGCCATCACCCGTTGGCGCTGGCCATTCTCCTTGCCCTTGGCTGCCACACTGCTGCCGCCCAGGCCGACAGTAACGGCGCAGTGGCACAAGGGGTGGTGTATGACATTCCGGCCGGGCCGTTGGCGCGGCAACTGAACCTGCTGGCCAGCCAGGCCGGCTTGTTGATTGGCGGTGATGCCACGCTCACCACCAACAAGCAGAGCCAAGCGGTGCACGCTACCAGTGTGGAGCAGGCGCTGGCACAGATACTGGCAGGCAGTGGTGTGCAAGCGGTGCGTACCGGCGAGCGGGAATTCCAGTTGGTGCGTCAGGCCCAAGACCCAGCGGGTGCAGTAACCCTGGGCAGCACCACCATCTCCGGTCAGGGCCTGGGCGATGTGACAGAGGGTACGGGGGCCTATGCCACGGGGCGTTCGTCCACCGCCACAAAGCTACCCATGAGCCTGCGCGAAACGCCACAGTCGGTCACGGTGGTCACCCGCCAGCGCATGGATGACCAGAACATGAAAAACCTCGATGACGTGATGCGCAATGCCACTGGCGTCACCATCATCAAGAACGGCGGCGAGCGCTCTCTGTATCAGGCCCGTGGGCAGACAGTCGAAAACCTGCAGATTGATGGTGTGCCGACCAACATCGGCAACCCGTACTCGATGGACACCATCTCTAAGCCCAACACCGACATCTACGACCGTGTGGAAGTGGTGCGCGGCGCCACCGGGCTCATGGAAGGCGCGGGTAACCCGTCGGCGTCCATCAACCTGATTCGCAAGCGGCCCACGGCCGAGCGCCAGGCGTTGATCGAGACCTCGGTCGGCTCGTGGGACGATTACAAGACCATGGTCGACCTGTCTGCACCGCTGAACGAAGCAGGCACCCTGCGCGGCCGTTCGGTCATTACCTACAACAATGCCAACAGCTACCTGGACACTGCCCAGAAAGAAAACCAGCTGATCTACGGCATTGTCGAAGCCGATCTGGATGAGTCGACCCTGGCCACCTTCGGTTTCACCTACCAGAAGGACCGCAACTCGGGTTATGACTGGTCGGGCCTGCCCAGCCAGGAGAGCGGCGCGTTCTACCCAATTTCGCGTTCTACCTCGCTGACCGGCGACTGGAACCACCTGGACAAGCGCAATACCACCGTGTTTGCCGATATCCAGCACACCTTCGCCAACGGCTGGAAGGGTGTGGTGGCGGTGAACCAGATGTGGGCCAAGTCGGACTTTCTGGGCAACTACACCTACCCTGGTGGCGGCACCGACCTGTTCACCCTCAACCCGCGCCATTTTCACTTCGATGACACTCAGACCAGCATCGACGGTTACTTCACCGGCCCGTTCCAGCTGCTGGGCCGCCAGCATGAGCTGATTGTTGGCGGCAACTGGAACAAGGACGACTTTGACTATCACGGCGGGCGCGATGCCACATACCGCTACATCGTCGATATGAACAACCTGGCCGCGTTCGACCCGCCCAGCCCGACCGCCCTCAACGTCAACCAGTGGCAATACAACCGCACCCAGGAGCAGAAGGGCGTATATGCGGCCAGCCGGTTCAGCCTTACCGATAGCACCACGCTCATCCTCGGCAGCCGCTGGAGCTGCTACAGCCACGATGCGCTGGACGACACCAATGGCGTGCGTGAGGCCACAGACCATAAGCACTTCTCCAAGAGTGGTGAAGTCACCCCTTATGCCGGCCTGGTGCAGGACCTGAACGAAAACTGGTCGGCCTACGCCAGCTACACCGAAATCTTCAAGCCGCAGAGTTCGCAGGACCCAGATGGCAACACGCTCCTGCCGATGACCGGCACCAACTACGAAATCGGTTTGAAGGGTGAGTTCCTGGACAAGCGCCTGCAAACTTCCGTGGCGTTGTTCCAGGCCGACCAGACAGGCCGTGCCGAACGGGTGACCTGTGCGCAGACCTTTGCCTGCTACCGAGCATCCGACAAGGTGCGCAACAAAGGTATCGAGCTGGAGCTGACAGGTGAGGTGCTGCCGGACTGGAACGTATCGGCGGGGTACACCTATACCCAGTCCAAGTACATCGGTGGTGAGCAGAAAGGCGAAGACTTCAACGGCGCCTCGCCCCGCCACCTGTTCAAGGTTGCGACCGACTACCGCCTGCCGGGTGCGCTCAATCAGCTGCGTGTGGGTGGCAGCTTCTATGCGCAAAGCAAGATGACCCAAACCGAAGTCGGCGAAGACTACAAGATCCAGCAGGACGCCTACCACCTGACCAACCTGCACGCGATCTACGAGATCAACAAAAACCTCGAAGTGCAGTACAACCTGGATAACGTGTTCGACAAGAAGTATTACCAGACCCTGGGCAACCCCAACTATTGGAACTTCTATGGCGAGCCGCGCAATTTCAACCTGGCGCTGCGGGCAAGGTTCTAA
- a CDS encoding FecR domain-containing protein has translation MSRAQLDHAVLQAAAGWFARLYAAKHDPAVNAQWRAWLNEDARHRLAWSYVENINQRFGALNGQTEQARRVFDSVRRSQQSRRTVLGSLCVAGAAGLLGWGSWQRGWVDSPRAWFATYRTGLGEVRPLTLADGSQLWLNGQTALDVQFDEGVRQIRLYHGEILIQTGKDHRPLAVVTRAGRMQPLGTRFSVRDQGLETTLSVFEGAVQATCSDSGLQTTLGAGQMLVFDEHQASTSAAAQALRQDWSRGVLVAEDMPLGQVIDVLRDYRHGHLGIDPSLNSLRAVGTFPLLDTDRTLAMLERSLPIRVVRTLPWWVSVEPN, from the coding sequence ATGAGCAGGGCACAACTCGACCATGCCGTGCTGCAAGCGGCTGCCGGGTGGTTTGCGCGGCTGTACGCAGCGAAGCATGACCCTGCTGTCAACGCACAATGGCGTGCCTGGCTGAACGAGGATGCGCGCCACCGCCTGGCCTGGTCCTATGTAGAAAACATCAACCAGCGTTTCGGTGCCCTCAACGGCCAAACAGAACAGGCGCGGCGGGTGTTCGACAGCGTGCGCCGTAGCCAGCAATCGCGCCGTACCGTGCTTGGCAGCCTCTGCGTGGCAGGTGCAGCAGGGCTGTTGGGGTGGGGCAGCTGGCAGCGGGGTTGGGTGGACTCGCCACGGGCCTGGTTTGCCACTTACCGCACCGGTTTGGGCGAAGTGCGGCCGCTCACTCTGGCCGATGGGAGCCAGCTGTGGCTGAACGGCCAAACGGCGCTGGATGTGCAGTTTGATGAGGGCGTGCGGCAGATTCGCCTGTATCACGGTGAAATCCTGATTCAAACCGGCAAAGACCATCGGCCCTTGGCCGTGGTGACGCGGGCAGGCCGCATGCAACCGCTTGGCACGCGCTTCAGCGTGCGGGATCAGGGTTTGGAAACGACCTTGAGCGTGTTCGAGGGCGCCGTGCAGGCAACCTGTTCCGACAGTGGTTTGCAAACCACACTGGGCGCCGGGCAAATGCTGGTTTTCGATGAGCATCAGGCCAGCACATCCGCGGCTGCACAAGCCTTGCGCCAGGACTGGAGCCGTGGAGTGCTGGTTGCAGAAGACATGCCGTTGGGCCAAGTGATCGACGTGCTGCGCGACTACCGCCATGGGCACCTGGGCATCGACCCTTCGCTGAACAGCTTGCGTGCGGTAGGTACCTTCCCGTTGCTGGACACGGACCGAACCTTGGCAATGCTTGAGCGTTCGCTGCCCATTCGGGTAGTGCGCACCTTGCCTTGGTGGGTCTCCGTCGAGCCGAACTGA
- a CDS encoding sigma-70 family RNA polymerase sigma factor — MNAPPSAPAPGFELEALYRAHHGWIRQWLQRKLGNAHDAAELAQDVFVRLLTKPRAFNDHEHARAYLGRMSRNACVDFWRRRRVEQAYLEVLAAQPEHLVPSLEHQAVILETLAQLQAMFERMPKRVAEAFFMAQLHGMKQREIAEQLGVSERSVNTYLAQAMYQCLLLEVQLDEALT, encoded by the coding sequence ATGAATGCCCCTCCCAGTGCTCCAGCTCCGGGTTTCGAACTGGAGGCACTCTACCGTGCCCACCACGGCTGGATCCGCCAGTGGCTGCAGCGCAAGCTCGGTAATGCCCATGATGCAGCGGAGCTGGCGCAGGATGTGTTTGTGCGGTTGCTGACCAAACCCCGCGCCTTCAATGACCACGAGCATGCCCGTGCGTACTTGGGGCGCATGTCGCGCAATGCCTGTGTGGATTTCTGGCGGCGGCGGCGGGTGGAACAGGCCTACCTGGAAGTGCTGGCAGCCCAGCCAGAGCACCTGGTGCCATCGCTGGAGCATCAGGCCGTCATCCTCGAAACGTTGGCGCAATTGCAGGCGATGTTCGAACGCATGCCCAAGCGGGTGGCCGAGGCGTTTTTCATGGCGCAGCTGCACGGCATGAAGCAACGCGAGATCGCCGAGCAACTGGGCGTGAGCGAGCGTAGCGTGAACACGTACCTGGCCCAGGCGATGTACCAGTGCTTGCTGCTGGAAGTGCAACTGGATGAAGCGTTGACATGA